The following nucleotide sequence is from Salvelinus sp. IW2-2015 linkage group LG26, ASM291031v2, whole genome shotgun sequence.
tataaagcccttcttacatcagctgatatctcaaagtgctgtacagaaacccagcctaaaaccccagcaagcaatgcaggtgtagaagcactgtggctaggaaaaactccatagaaaggccaaaacctaggaagaaacctagagaggaaccaggctatgaggggtggccagtcctcttctggctgtgccgagtggagattataacagaacatggccaagatgttcaaatgttcataaatgaccagcatgatcaaataataataatcacagtagttgtcgagggtgcagcaaatcagcacctcaggagtaaatgtcagttggcttttcatagccgatMattaagagtatctctaccgctcctgcggcctctagagagttgaaaacagcaggtctgggacaggtagcacgtccggtgaacaggtcagggttccatagccgcaggcagaacagttgaaactggagcagcagcacggctaggtggactggggacagcaaggagtcatcatgccaggtagtcctgaggcatggtcctagggctcaggtcctccgagagagagagagagagagagaaagaaagagagaattagagaaagcatacttaaattcacacaggacaccggataagacaggagaagtaccccagatataacaaactgaccctagccccccgacacataaactactgcagcataaatactggaggctgagacaggaggggtcaggagacactgtggccccatccgatgatacccccggacagggccaaacaggaaggatataaccccacccactttgccaaagcacagcccccacaccactagagggataacttcaaccaccaacttaccatcctgagacaaggcagagtatagcccacaaagatctccgccacggcacaacccaagggggggcSccaacccagacaggaagatcacgtcagtgactcaacccactcaagtgacgcacccctcctagggacggcatgaaagagcaccagtaagccagtgactcagcccctgtcatagggttagaggcagagattcccagtggagagagaggaaccggccaggcagagacagcaagggcggttcgttgctccagagcctttccgttcaccttcacactcctgggccagactacactcaatcatatgacccacggGAGAGATGAGTCTTctgtaaagacttaaaagttgagaccgagtctgcgtctctcacatgggtaggcagaccattccataaaaatggagctctataggagaaagccctgcctccggcTGTTTGCTTTGAAATTCTAKRgacaattaggaggcctgcgtcttgtgacMgtagcgtacgtgtaggtatgtacggcaggaccaaatcggaaagataggtaggagcaagcccatgtaatgctttgtaggttagcagtaaaaccttgaaatcagcccttgccttaacaggaagccagtgtagggaggctagcactggagtaatatgatcaaWTTTTttgattctagcagccgtatttagcactaactgatgtttatttagtgctttatccgggtagccggaaagtagagcattgcagtagtctaacctagaagtaacaaaagcatggatacattttttgcatcatttttggacagaaagtttctgatttttgcaatgttacgtagatggaaaaaagctgtccttgaaacagtcttgatatgttcgtcaaaagagagatcagggtccagagtaacgccaaggtccttcacagttttatttgagacgactgtacaaccatcaagattaattgtcagattcaacagaagatctctttgtttcttgggacctagaacaagcatctgttttgtccgagtttaaaagtagaacgtttgcagccatccacttccttatgtctgaaacacaggcttgtagcgagggcaattttggggcttYaccatgtttcattgaaatgtacagctgtgtgtcatccgcatagcagtgaaagttaacattatgttttcgaatgacatccccaagagataaaatatatagtgaaaacaatagtggtcctaaaacggaaccttgaggaacaccgaaatgtacagttgatttgtcagaggacaaaccattcacagagacaaactgatatctttccgacagataagatctaaWccaggccagaacttgtccgtgtaaaccaatttgggtttccaatctctccaaaaggatgtggtgatcgatggtatcaaaagcagcactaaggtctaggagcacgaggacagatgcagagccttggtctgacgccattaaaaggtcatttaccaccttcacgagtgcagtctcagtgctatgatggggtctaaaaccagactgaagcatttcgtatacattgttagtcttcaggaaggcagtgagttgctgtgcaacagctttttctaaaaatgtTGAGAGGAGATCTATAGATCTATGGAGGCTTGTGTGTTGATATCAATCTTGTGGAAATAGTGTGTAACTTTTACTGTAGTACTCACATGCTCCACCTCTCTGAACACACTCAGCAGCTCTGCCMCCAGAGCAGGGTCCTTAGACACATCCTCCAGAAACTCCGAGACCCTGACAGACAGCACAGGTAGAgaggggtgtgtttgtgtcaaaCTGAAGCCAATATAATGCAATTCTTCTGCAYTCCTACCCCAGGAGAATGGGTTTCTTTCCacgtaaaacatttataaaatgtttatagcatttatttataaaaaaWaataataataaaatgttttactactactactactcagaCATGActtttgacatttaaaaaaaaaaatactactaCTCAGACATATTACTTTAGACTTTTTTACTGGTATATTACAATGAGCAACTTTTACGATAATACACTTTGCTCAATCAAGTTCATTGGTGTTTTATTGTAACTAGGTGAATAACTCCTAGGTCAATTCGCTCTACTCACCTGCCCAATCCATCATAATCCCCACCAAAAGCAATGATACTGTGTCCAGCCACGGTCTTTATGTGGTCAAAGTGattgcattcggaaaatattcagaccccttccccttttccacattttgttacattacagccttattctaaaattgatttgaaaaaatgctaatttatacaaaataaaaaacagaaatacattatttacataattattcagaatcTTTGCCCTCAGACTCGAAATTKagttcaggtacatcctgtttccattgagatgtttctacaacttgattggagtccacctgtgataaatgcaattgattgtggacatgatttggaaaggcacacacctgtctatataaggtcccacagttgacagtgtatgtcagagcaaaaaccaagccatgaggccgaaggaattgtccgtagagctcagagacaggattgtgttgagaagggccttggtcaggaaggtgaccaagaacccaatggtcactctgacagagctccagagttcctctgtggagatgagagaaccttccagacggacaaccatctttgcagcactccaccaatcaggtctttatggtggagtggccagacggaagcccctcctcgGCAAAAGGCACATGAAACCCCTCtaggaatttgccaaaaggcaactaaaggactcagaccatgagaaacacgattgaactctttggtgttaattccaagcgtcacgtctggaggaaacctggcaccaaccctacggtgaagcatggtggtggcagcatcatgctgtggggatgtttttcaggggcagggactgggagactagtcaggaatgaggcaaagatgaacggagtaaagtacagagagatccttgatgaaaacctgcttttaGTTTGTGTCTGTTTTCCAAAGTATTGGAAAGATCTGATGGCTTTTCTAACTTCCTTTTGATATCATTGTAGTTTTAATATCACTATAGACATTACCACTATTCTTTTGCAGTCTTATTGCTTACTTTTCTTTGTCTTTGCCTAAAACAACCTGTCTCAACCTTCCTCTTAGCcctttctcatcctcccctcagccTATATTCCCAGACACCTCCTTTTCACTCTTAAACCCcttttctgttctctgtctgttttctcaaTCCATGTTCTTCCCCTTATCCCCCCTGTCACATACCCCTTCATCCGATCACATGTCCACTCACCACCACTCTCAGGTCCAATTCCTTTATACAACTCACCCTCCTCAGCATCCAATCCCCTCAATCTGCCTGCTCCCCTAGTACGTGTCCTCTCACTACCAGACTCCCAATTCTCTATTCCCTCGTCTCTCACCCTTCTCCCCTGACTCATCACCCTCATCAGGGAAGGGATGATGTCCAAGGAGAATGAATGACTAAGTTCCTCATATGtatcctgtaatccacaatcccCTTGCCCCTCTCCCCTTTCACTCACCACCTTCCTCAGGACGTTGTCAGGCACGTTCCTCTTGTGTGGGCACACAGTGTAGGCAGAGGAGTGGCTGAAGATGACTGGCGCTTTGGACAGGTCTAGAACCTGGTTCATCACTTTCTCTGACACGTGGGCCAAGTCAATCAACATCCCAATGCGGTTCATCTCAAATATCAGTTGCTGTCGGGTGAAAAACCATTATGAATGTTTCTGCCAGGACTGGGGGAAATGACCCTCTTACTGTGTCACCCTACTGGTGTTATAGAGACAATTATATGTGATTCATTCAGCCTATCAAACCAAATGGTATGGTTTGTAGCTTGGATAGTTTGTCAAGAGAATGTACATGTTTTCATCCAGTGTGTTTTATACAGGTGATTAAAATACTGCTATAACATAAATGAAGGCAAGCTGTAGATGAAAATACGTTTTTGAGGGTAACCCAATAGTTTCTGAGGAAATGCccatttgattaaaacatttactTGGAATACCTATGTTTATGACAGGCATTTACATCTGATTTCCAAGTAAACTCAAAAGCAGAAGTATTACAAGCTGCGCCAAATAGTATAGTAGATTTGACCCATGATATAAGTGGGTatttccaatgtgtgtgtgtgtgattcagttTGATAGACAAACCTTTCCAAACTCAGAAAGTCCATTGTGCTGCGATGACTTGGCTCCCGAATCCACTAGCCAATTATCTGCCCTGaggggaaaacacacacaaccacagtaaAACACCAGGCCCGCTTCTGGAAGTGATCTTTCTCTTCCACTTTCCTATATCCTGCTAGTATGATATGAATCAGTGAGGGGCTGAGGGATTCTCTAGGCTCTGTCGTAGTCCAGGGCCATGGTTTGATTAGCTAGCCCATCTGTTTAGATGACTCTCCCAGAATATGATACCTCTGAAACAGGTGGCGACAGGAATCCCCTATTTTCCCCATCACAGAATTCAGTGAAATACAGTCTTTTTTTGTCTATTAATAAGCAGTTTCAGCTGTTACCTGTTGTGTCTCATTCATTTATATTCTTGTAATTTCTATCTTAGCTGTATGTGCTCTTTGAGAGAGCATCATATGGTGTGTAAAGCGTTGATATACTTAGGAATCTCAACTATAAAGTGCTACAAAAAAAATGTTGAGCACCTTGTCACTTATTAAGTATAATCTGTGGCACCTAGTCCCCAGACCAGGGTGGCCCTGTCGTCAGCAGGGTAGCAGAGCCTACTCACCATGGTGTGTTGCAGCTGTGGGTAAGGGTGAGGTAGCGGACCCCCGAGTGGTACTTGGTGCGCAGGGTGCCCAGGCTGCTGTCCAAAGAGTGTCCTCCTTCCACCCCGATCAGACTGGCCGTCCTGTTCTGACTAAAGGCATCCATGATATCTGTGGTAAAATAAATGATTGATAATACAGGTGGGAAGTGAATACAACTTTGTTATCTATGGTATTTCACAGTGGAGTATTCTAAAGGGATTTCACTCTCATAACCAAATGTATGGCTCCATTCAATCCATATTGCGGAAGTTCAGCTCTACAGTGTGATTGAAATTCAGCGGAGACTGCATTTACGCTGCATATGtttggctcaatcggaaattaccttaaaATGTATATTGCGGAATCTACAACACTTCTGCTTTAgatattgaatagagcccttactgTATAACTTTTGATCACCTTTTTTTGTCACCTTTGCTGCTGGTAGCAAACATGAAGGCTTCTGGGTATTTCATACACATTCTGTGGATGACGTCAATCTGCTCAAGAATTTGTCTGGCGGCATTTTTGTACTGAGTCTCACATGGTACATATGCTGCCCAGAACTGCAAGAGTACAATAAACATTTGATcagtttattattattgttatcatgGAATACAGAGTACCCCAACTGGCAGTTTTATTTGTccaccccaagttttctgagaaaaaaaatgtttaattgttggacataaaaaactgtaaaagTACcatgaaatcagctccaagtgattttaatctgggaaatctgttcccaagtattcccacgcataatagagagaggcatgtgatcatatacagatgtaagcaaggtttggaatgattatgttttagtcaaatattgtgTATTATAtctgggcttcttgcagtcaatttgcagtctacaaatgattagtAATCATGTTCCGGACCCgcaaccatccgctcaagaaaaaaaattgtcccgtggctgaatctagttgatgatccctgatgtaatacatgtactaTTATCAACCACCCTCACATACACCTTTTTGTGAGTCCTTGtcggttttgtgtgtgtgtgtgtgtgtgtgtgtgcgttcgtgcgtgtgtgcgtgcgtgcatgcgtgtatcTGTGCTGCCAGTCGTCCCTCCCTGATCTTGGggatattggtgtgtgtgttgttgagggtGTACAGATCCAATGTATTCAGCTGGTTGTTAAACTTCATCCTCATCTGCCAGGGCAGGTCATATTTGGTGTTCACTGTgttcccttcctctgtccccaaaGTGTCTCTTTGTGGGTCAGGCTCAAATACAGAGAGAGTTTATTATGCCTCCTCAGTTCCTCTGTCATTATCACTTTGGTTGTAAAGTAAACACATGAAGTTAAGCATATTGGTTAATGTCTAACGTTCAGTACAACTCCCTCCAGTAATGATATAGATGTGGATTAACGTTGGACACTGCCCGATACTGTCgtggaaaatcatttcaaatacaacgctTATCAGAACTTGTAAATTCAATCATGCTCTTTATTACAACTGTACAGCCCACTGGCATGTCCCCGCGGAACACACCCCGCGGAACACACACCCTTTCCCAGAGCCTTAGCTcctatatttatacacacatagcACTATGTCCATCCCTTATGTAAATGACCTTTCATTTCTTAAGTCTTTCACCATCATTATCTTTTAGTTCAAGCTTCCTACTGGTTCATGCCCTATAACACCCATATCTGTTTTCAGTTAGATTATAATGGTGGCTGGACCCTCTATCTTTTTAGTTTGTCAGCATAATGTCTCACTTCCCTTCTTAATGTGTCaattgtactccctgttcagcttGCCTTTATTGGAATCAGCAGATTCTGTCCTATATGTTTTTAGAAGCAGCTGACCATGGGTCCCTCTATCTTTAGTGTGTCAGCATAATGTTCAATGtactctttgttttgtttgccttTATTGGAATCAGCAGATTCTGTCCTATAAACCTCTGTTAGAAGCAGCTGACTATGAATCTCTTTATCATTAGTGTCAGGTCAGCAGACCATGTGTCTCTCTTTATCCTAAGTGTCAGGTCAGCAGACCATGTGtcttctctccctttcattaGTGTGGTCTATCTTTAATGTTCAGCCATTTTATACATCTATGTGCTGTCCTATACATCTCATTTACTCCTACAAATCCCTCCTCTGGGGCTAAATAGCCACATAAATTATACAAACAAGACTTTMGGATAGTAAATGAGAATACCTATGAtaaacaagaaaaaacaaaaaataaaaacaaagtgaAGCAGATAAACCAACTAGACCAAACATCTCCAATGTGAAATAGGAGTAAAAGATCCAATCAGAAACAGTAAAGAAAACCAACTAGACCAAACATCTCCAATTGTCATAAGAGTAAAAGATCAAATtaggtataaaaaataaaagataatacaatgaatataataataaattYAATATGAGAAAACCAAAGACCTACATGCAGTTACAAAACACCTCTCTAATAAGACACCTCTCTAATAAAGTGATATCAATGATACCAACCTTTGTTTAGAAGATTAAGGACATGGTCCATAGACACTTGTAACCGGAATACCCTCTGTTACCTAACATGTTTTTGAAATTAACCTAGTTTTTAGAAGGCATAACTAGTACCACTTGCACTTACGGCGCAAATGACACTGTTTGTGGACATGTACAAGTAGACATTCATCTGAGTTTGGGAATACAGCATATACAGGTAGACCATCCTTACGAAAATCATGGCAAGCATAACCACCTCCCTGCACCACTCCACGTAGACAATTTGGATTACCAAACGGGCAGTCTAGAGGTCCACCAACCACATTGCAGGGCTATCCATTTTTGTCAGTATACTGACCTGGTCTCCCAGGTACAGGACTAATTATCACAGGAGGGTCAACTCTCCTTACAGACATCTGTTMAACTGTTGTCTGGACCACAAGTGATTTTACCAAGGgtaaaacacaacaaaatacaataCCCAGAGCCAATAACCCTCCTCCCAGCATAATAGCCATCCTAGCAAACATAGCTCCCCACTTTCCTAATGCTAGATCCAACCAATCCCAAACATGAGGGTCAAACCCAGCATTTGCCTTAACCTGTCTATTTTGCCAAGTCATTTTACTGGTAGCCTGTACCTGTTTCCCCAATGCTGTTAGAGCCGAGTCAGTATAGTTAATGAATCTCTGTTGGTTATAACACTGCTCAAaacataaagggaacacttaaacaaaccaTGTAACCCAAGTCAAAATCACATTCTTGAAATCAACTGTCCCTTCGGAGCTANNNNNNNNNNNNNNNNNNNNNNNNNNNNNNNNNNNNNNNNNNNNNNNNNNNNNNNNNNNNNNNNNNNNNNNNNNNNNNNNNNNNNNNNNNNNNNNNNNNNNNNNNNNNNNNNNNNNNNNNNNNNNNNNNNNNNNNNNNNNNNNNNNNNNNNNNNNNNNNNNNNNNNNNNNNNNNNNNNNNNNNNNNNNNNNNNNNNNNNNNNNNNNNNNNNNNNNNNNNNNNNNNNNNNNNNNNNNNNNNNNNNNNNNNNNNNNNNNNNNNNNNNNNNNNNNNNNNNNNNNNNNNNNNNNNNNNNNNNNNNNNNNNNNNNNNNNNNNNNNNNNNNNNNNNNNNNNNNNNNNNNNNNNNNNNNNNNNNNNNNNNNNNNNNNNNNNNNNNNNNNNNNNNNNNNNNNNNNNNNNNNNNNNNNNNNNNNNNNNNNNNNNNNNNNNNNNNNNNNNNNNNNNNNNNNNNNNNNNNNNNNNNNNNNNNNNNNNNNNNNNNNNNNNNNNNNNNNNNNNNNNNNNNNNNNNNNNNNNNNNNNNNNNNNNNNNNNNNNNNNNNNNNNNNNNNNNNNNNNNNNNNNNNNNNNNNNNNNNNNNNNNNNNNNNNNNNNNNNNNNN
It contains:
- the LOC111952655 gene encoding dipeptidase 1-like, coding for MLNFIDTLGTEEGNTVNTKYDLPWQMRMKFNNQLNTLDLYTLNNTHTNIPKIREGRLAAQIHFWAAYVPCETQYKNAARQILEQIDVIHRMCMKYPEAFMFATSSKDIMDAFSQNRTASLIGVEGGHSLDSSLGTLRTKYHSGVRYLTLTHSCNTPWADNWLVDSGAKSSQHNGLSEFGKQLIFEMNRIGMLIDLAHVSEKVMNQVLDLSKAPVIFSHSSAYTVCPHKRNVPDNVLRKVVSERGEGVSEFLEDVSKDPALXAELLSVFREVEHVRDSQMIFPSIMKK